The genomic window GCAATACTCCGTGGGGCCCGCCAATTCGCCACGGTCCAGTTTCGCCTGGCACGTCGCGCAGAACTTGCCGTCGGGAAAGACTTCCAGTCGCTCGGCTGGAATCATCGCGCCGCAGGCTTCACACGGGATCGGATCCCCCCAAAGTTCGGCGTCGTCATCGCGCGCGAGCTCGAAGACGAGCCCGAGCGCACTGCATTCCGAACACGGCAATCTCCCGGCGGCGGAACGGATCAATTCCAGCAACGTCGCGTCATCGGGCACTTCACGCGTCAGCATGCCGATCGCCCGCAAGCGGGCGACGACTTGATCGCGATTCTCGACGCTGCCCCACGGACAGCGCCGGCAGGTCCACTCGACGCTCAGTGGTGCTTTCATGAGAAGTTGTCCAACACAGCGAATGCGATATCGCAGGAACTTGTCAGCTGTTGAATTCCATCACTGCACTTCACGAATTCGACGCTTATCCTTCAGGACAGACTTAAAAAAGCGCCCCATTTTCCGATCGCGTTCACGACGTTCTGCCAACGATCTTGAGTTGTGCGCTTGCTCCGCGTCAAGCTTCTGAAAGCTGGCGACGCGCCGCGGATCAAGCTCGCCAGACTCAATCGCGGCTATGACGGCGCAGCCTGCCACCCCGTCATGACTGCAATTGCTGAAGCGACAGCCCGCGGCAATTCGGACGACATCCTCAAACACGTCCAGCAGGCCGTCTTCGCACGCCGGCAATTGAAGTTCTCGGATCCCCGGGTTATCCACCAGGATCCCACCGCTGGGCAACAGATGGAGCGAGCGTGTCGTTGTGGTATGTCGTCCCTTGCCGTCTTTGTCGCGAATCTCAGCTGTCGCCAGACTGCCTACGCCGAGGGAGTTTGCCAGCG from Planctomycetia bacterium includes these protein-coding regions:
- a CDS encoding TraR/DksA C4-type zinc finger protein encodes the protein MKAPLSVEWTCRRCPWGSVENRDQVVARLRAIGMLTREVPDDATLLELIRSAAGRLPCSECSALGLVFELARDDDAELWGDPIPCEACGAMIPAERLEVFPDGKFCATCQAKLDRGELAGPTEYCPRCGSPMILRLSGGSGITRYQSVCSQGPRCRR